CTGCAAAAAGGATATTCGCTTTCTTAAATAGCGGTATCAAATCTGTGGTGTCATGATACACAAAATTCTCATTTTGTAATGCTTTGATTTTTGCGTGTACAGCCGGGTCTAACTTAGGGTGAAGTACAATATTAAACTTCCATTTATCTAGCTTAGATAGACGTACAAGTTCTTCCATTACCTCGTCTTTTAAGGCAATACTGTAATCTTTTGTAAACGTAGAGGCAATTAATATAGTAGGCTTTTCTGTCTCATTATTTTCAATAGGAAACAGTGGGTCAACCTTTGACCAGCCTGTTTCTACTACCTCAAAATGAGGATATTTTTTTTGCTGCTTTTTAAAAGGGACTGTGCTTGAGGGTCCTTGCGTACAGTATAAATCAAAGAAACCTCGTATTCTAAACTGATCTGTTCCTTTACGTTTATTAGCAGGAAAACCATGAAAAATCTGCACTTTAATGCCTGATAGAAAATGAGCGACACTATCTGTGGCAGTGAGTACAATATGCGGCCTGTATGCAACTGCTTCATCTATAGTATGGAGTGCGCCTTGCTCAGAAAGCAGTTTTTCTTTTCCCTCATCTTGATCTGCAAACCAGCGTACGCTGTGTCCTAGTCTCA
The genomic region above belongs to Dokdonia sp. Dokd-P16 and contains:
- a CDS encoding CDP-glycerol glycerophosphotransferase family protein, whose amino-acid sequence is MDYKFLIYISYSYSIPIGKPLEQELLRLGHSVRWFADQDEGKEKLLSEQGALHTIDEAVAYRPHIVLTATDSVAHFLSGIKVQIFHGFPANKRKGTDQFRIRGFFDLYCTQGPSSTVPFKKQQKKYPHFEVVETGWSKVDPLFPIENNETEKPTILIASTFTKDYSIALKDEVMEELVRLSKLDKWKFNIVLHPKLDPAVHAKIKALQNENFVYHDTTDLIPLFKKANILFADTTSAIIEFLLQHKPVVTFRNNMPGPYLVDVTEVSDIEKEITRALTNPPELIKHIEEFAAFSHPYHDGQSSRRVIDATITFLHSNKSHLKKKPYNLIRKYKMRKRLQYHGPVFQHDTIIDSLDQK